In Acidobacteriota bacterium, the following proteins share a genomic window:
- a CDS encoding FAD-dependent monooxygenase, which produces MTAAADITLVGSGLTGPLLAIELKKRGHAVRLYERRPDMRRVKISAGRSINLALSTRGIHALRAAGIWREMQKIIIPMRGRMMHSVAGELSFMPYGKDATEVINSISRAELNIALMNAAEARGVAIEFNRRCVGYDARTGELRLRDEESGNERAVESAIVIGTDGAASAIRLAMQATLPRFNLAQQYLDYGYKELTIPAGKDGQHQLDVHQLDKHALHIWPRGSLMLIALPNIDGTFGCILFLPFAGKDSFGELDSNAKVRAFFEAQFPDALRLMPGLMENYNANPVGAMVTIKCSPWHSDGRALLLGDAAHAIVPFFGQGLNCAFEDCTVLLELLDRGGKDKDWDRLFAEFEAARKQNTDAIADLALENFVEMRDKVADPRFLFRKKVELALEARYPGHFVPKYAMVTFHRLPYSVAWSRGRIQDTILGELCEGIERVEQLDWKRADELIQRELAPLGAGLGAPLGVGQDA; this is translated from the coding sequence CACGCTGGTGGGCTCCGGCCTGACCGGGCCGCTGCTCGCCATCGAGCTGAAGAAGCGCGGCCACGCGGTAAGGCTCTACGAGCGGCGGCCGGACATGCGCCGGGTGAAGATCAGTGCGGGCCGATCGATCAACCTGGCGCTCTCGACGCGCGGCATCCACGCGCTGCGCGCCGCCGGCATCTGGCGGGAGATGCAGAAGATCATCATCCCCATGCGCGGGCGGATGATGCACTCGGTGGCAGGCGAGCTGAGCTTCATGCCCTACGGCAAAGACGCGACCGAGGTCATCAACTCGATCTCGCGCGCCGAGTTGAACATCGCGCTGATGAACGCCGCCGAGGCGAGAGGTGTGGCCATCGAATTCAACCGTCGTTGTGTTGGATATGATGCGCGCACCGGGGAACTGCGGCTGCGCGATGAAGAGAGCGGCAACGAGCGCGCGGTGGAGTCGGCGATCGTGATCGGGACCGATGGGGCGGCCTCGGCCATCCGTTTGGCGATGCAGGCCACGCTGCCGCGCTTCAACCTCGCGCAGCAATATCTCGACTACGGCTACAAGGAGCTGACCATCCCGGCGGGCAAGGACGGCCAGCACCAGCTCGACGTTCATCAGTTGGACAAGCACGCGCTGCACATATGGCCGCGCGGCAGCCTGATGCTGATCGCGCTGCCGAACATCGATGGGACGTTTGGGTGCATCCTGTTCCTGCCGTTCGCGGGCAAGGACTCGTTCGGCGAGCTGGACTCGAACGCCAAGGTGCGCGCGTTCTTCGAAGCGCAGTTCCCCGACGCGCTGCGGCTCATGCCCGGGCTGATGGAGAACTACAACGCCAACCCGGTGGGCGCGATGGTGACGATCAAGTGCTCGCCGTGGCACAGTGATGGGCGCGCGCTGCTGCTGGGCGACGCCGCCCACGCCATCGTGCCATTTTTTGGCCAGGGGCTGAACTGCGCGTTCGAGGATTGCACCGTGCTGCTCGAACTGCTCGACCGCGGAGGCAAGGACAAGGATTGGGACCGTCTGTTCGCCGAGTTCGAAGCAGCACGCAAGCAGAACACTGACGCGATCGCCGACCTTGCGCTGGAGAACTTTGTCGAGATGCGCGACAAGGTCGCCGACCCGCGGTTCTTGTTCCGCAAAAAAGTGGAGCTGGCGCTGGAGGCGAGATATCCGGGACATTTCGTTCCCAAATATGCGATGGTGACCTTCCACCGTCTGCCGTACTCGGTGGCCTGGTCGCGCGGCCGGATCCAGGACACCATCCTGGGCGAGCTGTGCGAGGGGATCGAGCGGGTGGAGCAGCTGGATTGGAAGCGCGCGGACGAGCTCATCCAGCGTGAGCTTGCGCCGCTGGGAGCAGGATTGGGAGCGCCATTGGGAGTGGGACAGGATGCCTGA